In Gymnogyps californianus isolate 813 chromosome 1, ASM1813914v2, whole genome shotgun sequence, the following are encoded in one genomic region:
- the CARS2 gene encoding probable cysteine--tRNA ligase, mitochondrial isoform X2 yields the protein MLRGAAAAVARRCGPGPGRGKAAARLCCSAARRREWMPPVGRDSGIVAYNSRSRSKEPLVLATEGVATWYSCGPTVYDRAHLGHACSYVRFDIIRRIMTRFFGIEVIMVMGITDIDDKIIKRANEMNISPVALARIYEEDFKQDMAALKVLPPTVYMRVTDNIPQIISFIKTIIASGQAYATSQGNVYFDVKSWGKRYGVLTTIYPDTQDEAVDTDKRHGKDFALWKAAKPQELSWTSPWGKGRPGWHIECSTISSAVFGKQLDIHTGGIDLAFPHHENEIAQCEVYHQCEQWGNYFLHSGHLHVKGSQEKMSKSLKNYITIKDFLKKFSSDQFRMFCLRSRYSSAIEFSDESMDDAKHLLQAISSFISDANAYIKGQLVCDPVREDILWERLANTKVTVKAAFADDFDTSRAVAAIMDLIHHGNRQLKAVTKDAGSPRSSVVYGSIISYIEGFFNALGMSFGERQVALGGDNSAVLSNVIDELVRFRAKVRHYALALPEAAEAVPMEGAAGAEGSKQEQKEKRQQLMRERKPLLEACDSLRGDLAAFGIHIKLGIICLLLVPE from the exons ATGCtgcgcggagcggcggcggcggtggcccGGCGGtgcggccccggccccggccggggGAAGGCGGCGGCGCGGCTGTGTTgcagcgcggcgcggcggcgggagtGGATGCCGCCGGTGGGGCGGGACAGCGGGATCGTGGCTTACAACAGCCGGAGCCGGAGCAAGGAGCCGCTCGTACTGGCCACGGAAGGAGTGGCGACCTG GTACAGCTGCGGGCCGACGGTGTACGACCGGGCACACCTCGGGCACGCCTG ctcctATGTTAGGTTTGATATAATTCGAAGGATAATGACTAGGTTTTTTGGAATTGAAGTTATCATGGTGATGGGGATCACAGACATAGATGACAAGATAATAAAAAGAGCCAATGAG atgAATATATCGCCAGTAGCTCTTGCTCGTATTTATGAAGAAGACTTTAAACAAGATATGGCTGCCTTAAAG GTCCTTCCTCCTACAGTATATATGAGAGTGACTGACAACATTCCTCAGATAATTTCctttataaaaacaataattGCTAGTGGACAAGCTTACGCAACCTCACAAG GCAATGTTTATTTTGATGTTAAGTCTTGGGGAAAAAGATATGGAGTATTAACCACTATTTATCCTGATACCCAAGATGAAGCAG TTGATACTGATAAACGACATGGTAAAGATTTTGCCCTGTGGAAGGCTGCCAAACCTCAAGAGCTATCTTGGACTTCTCCCTGGGgaaaaggaagacctggatGGCACATTGAGTGTTCCACAATATCAAG TGCAGTGTTTGGAAAGCAGCTGGACATCCATACCGGTGGAATAGATCTTGCATTTCCTCATCATGAAAACGAAATCGCACAGTGCGAGGTGTATCATCAGTGTGAGCAATGGGGGAATTACTTTTTGCATTCTG ggCATTTGCATGTTAAAGGAAGTCAAGAAAAAATGTCCAAGTCATTAAAAAACTACATAACAATTAAG gatttcctgaagaaattttCGTCGGATCAATTCAGGATGTTTTGTTTGCGCAGCAGATACAGCtcag caaTAGAATTTAGTGATGAGAGCATGGATGATGCAAAGCACCTTCTTCAGGCAATCTCCTCATTTATTAGTGATGCAAATGCTTATATAAAAGGACAGCTGGTATGTGACCCTGTTAGAGAAGACATACTGTGGGAAAG GCTAGCCAACACAAAAGTAACCGTGAAGGCTGCGTTTGCAGATGACTTTGACACCTCCAGGGCTGTTGCAGCAATTATGGACCTCATTCACCATGGCAACAGACAGCTTAAGGCTGTTACTAAG gatGCTGGATCTCCTAGAAGCTCTGTTGTGTATGGAAGCATTATTTCCTATATAGAAGGCTTTTTTAATGCCCTTGGGATGTCCTTTGGAGAAAGACAG GTGGCTCTGGGAGGAGACAACTCTGCTGTGCTCTCTAACGTCATCGACGAGCTTGTCAGGTTCCGTGCGAAGGTCCGTCATTACGCGCTCGCTCTGCCggaagcagcagaagctgtgcCAATGGAGGGTGCCGCGGGAGCCGAAGGATCGAAacaagaacagaaggaaaagaggcagcagttAATGCGGGAGAGAAAACCCCTCCTGGAGGCTTGTGACAGTCTGCGTGGAGACCTTGCTGCCTTTGGAATCCACATAAAG CTCGGCATCATCTGTCTCCTGCTTGTCCCGGAATAG
- the CARS2 gene encoding probable cysteine--tRNA ligase, mitochondrial isoform X3: protein MLRGAAAAVARRCGPGPGRGKAAARLCCSAARRREWMPPVGRDSGIVAYNSRSRSKEPLVLATEGVATWYSCGPTVYDRAHLGHACSYVRFDIIRRIMTRFFGIEVIMVMGITDIDDKIIKRANEMNISPVALARIYEEDFKQDMAALKVLPPTVYMRVTDNIPQIISFIKTIIASGQAYATSQGNVYFDVKSWGKRYGVLTTIYPDTQDEAVDTDKRHGKDFALWKAAKPQELSWTSPWGKGRPGWHIECSTISSAVFGKQLDIHTGGIDLAFPHHENEIAQCEVYHQCEQWGNYFLHSGHLHVKGSQEKMSKSLKNYITIKDFLKKFSSDQFRMFCLRSRYSSAIEFSDESMDDAKHLLQAISSFISDANAYIKGQLVCDPVREDILWERLANTKVTVKAAFADDFDTSRAVAAIMDLIHHGNRQLKAVTKDAGSPRSSVVYGSIISYIEGFFNALGMSFGERQVALGGDNSAVLSNVIDELVRFRAKVRHYALALPEAAEAEKRQQLMRERKPLLEACDSLRGDLAAFGIHIKDRAAVSTWEIEEGEQAEQQTEKKS from the exons ATGCtgcgcggagcggcggcggcggtggcccGGCGGtgcggccccggccccggccggggGAAGGCGGCGGCGCGGCTGTGTTgcagcgcggcgcggcggcgggagtGGATGCCGCCGGTGGGGCGGGACAGCGGGATCGTGGCTTACAACAGCCGGAGCCGGAGCAAGGAGCCGCTCGTACTGGCCACGGAAGGAGTGGCGACCTG GTACAGCTGCGGGCCGACGGTGTACGACCGGGCACACCTCGGGCACGCCTG ctcctATGTTAGGTTTGATATAATTCGAAGGATAATGACTAGGTTTTTTGGAATTGAAGTTATCATGGTGATGGGGATCACAGACATAGATGACAAGATAATAAAAAGAGCCAATGAG atgAATATATCGCCAGTAGCTCTTGCTCGTATTTATGAAGAAGACTTTAAACAAGATATGGCTGCCTTAAAG GTCCTTCCTCCTACAGTATATATGAGAGTGACTGACAACATTCCTCAGATAATTTCctttataaaaacaataattGCTAGTGGACAAGCTTACGCAACCTCACAAG GCAATGTTTATTTTGATGTTAAGTCTTGGGGAAAAAGATATGGAGTATTAACCACTATTTATCCTGATACCCAAGATGAAGCAG TTGATACTGATAAACGACATGGTAAAGATTTTGCCCTGTGGAAGGCTGCCAAACCTCAAGAGCTATCTTGGACTTCTCCCTGGGgaaaaggaagacctggatGGCACATTGAGTGTTCCACAATATCAAG TGCAGTGTTTGGAAAGCAGCTGGACATCCATACCGGTGGAATAGATCTTGCATTTCCTCATCATGAAAACGAAATCGCACAGTGCGAGGTGTATCATCAGTGTGAGCAATGGGGGAATTACTTTTTGCATTCTG ggCATTTGCATGTTAAAGGAAGTCAAGAAAAAATGTCCAAGTCATTAAAAAACTACATAACAATTAAG gatttcctgaagaaattttCGTCGGATCAATTCAGGATGTTTTGTTTGCGCAGCAGATACAGCtcag caaTAGAATTTAGTGATGAGAGCATGGATGATGCAAAGCACCTTCTTCAGGCAATCTCCTCATTTATTAGTGATGCAAATGCTTATATAAAAGGACAGCTGGTATGTGACCCTGTTAGAGAAGACATACTGTGGGAAAG GCTAGCCAACACAAAAGTAACCGTGAAGGCTGCGTTTGCAGATGACTTTGACACCTCCAGGGCTGTTGCAGCAATTATGGACCTCATTCACCATGGCAACAGACAGCTTAAGGCTGTTACTAAG gatGCTGGATCTCCTAGAAGCTCTGTTGTGTATGGAAGCATTATTTCCTATATAGAAGGCTTTTTTAATGCCCTTGGGATGTCCTTTGGAGAAAGACAG GTGGCTCTGGGAGGAGACAACTCTGCTGTGCTCTCTAACGTCATCGACGAGCTTGTCAGGTTCCGTGCGAAGGTCCGTCATTACGCGCTCGCTCTGCCggaagcagcagaagct gaaaagaggcagcagttAATGCGGGAGAGAAAACCCCTCCTGGAGGCTTGTGACAGTCTGCGTGGAGACCTTGCTGCCTTTGGAATCCACATAAAG
- the CARS2 gene encoding probable cysteine--tRNA ligase, mitochondrial isoform X1: MLRGAAAAVARRCGPGPGRGKAAARLCCSAARRREWMPPVGRDSGIVAYNSRSRSKEPLVLATEGVATWYSCGPTVYDRAHLGHACSYVRFDIIRRIMTRFFGIEVIMVMGITDIDDKIIKRANEMNISPVALARIYEEDFKQDMAALKVLPPTVYMRVTDNIPQIISFIKTIIASGQAYATSQGNVYFDVKSWGKRYGVLTTIYPDTQDEAVDTDKRHGKDFALWKAAKPQELSWTSPWGKGRPGWHIECSTISSAVFGKQLDIHTGGIDLAFPHHENEIAQCEVYHQCEQWGNYFLHSGHLHVKGSQEKMSKSLKNYITIKDFLKKFSSDQFRMFCLRSRYSSAIEFSDESMDDAKHLLQAISSFISDANAYIKGQLVCDPVREDILWERLANTKVTVKAAFADDFDTSRAVAAIMDLIHHGNRQLKAVTKDAGSPRSSVVYGSIISYIEGFFNALGMSFGERQVALGGDNSAVLSNVIDELVRFRAKVRHYALALPEAAEAVPMEGAAGAEGSKQEQKEKRQQLMRERKPLLEACDSLRGDLAAFGIHIKDRAAVSTWEIEEGEQAEQQTEKKS, from the exons ATGCtgcgcggagcggcggcggcggtggcccGGCGGtgcggccccggccccggccggggGAAGGCGGCGGCGCGGCTGTGTTgcagcgcggcgcggcggcgggagtGGATGCCGCCGGTGGGGCGGGACAGCGGGATCGTGGCTTACAACAGCCGGAGCCGGAGCAAGGAGCCGCTCGTACTGGCCACGGAAGGAGTGGCGACCTG GTACAGCTGCGGGCCGACGGTGTACGACCGGGCACACCTCGGGCACGCCTG ctcctATGTTAGGTTTGATATAATTCGAAGGATAATGACTAGGTTTTTTGGAATTGAAGTTATCATGGTGATGGGGATCACAGACATAGATGACAAGATAATAAAAAGAGCCAATGAG atgAATATATCGCCAGTAGCTCTTGCTCGTATTTATGAAGAAGACTTTAAACAAGATATGGCTGCCTTAAAG GTCCTTCCTCCTACAGTATATATGAGAGTGACTGACAACATTCCTCAGATAATTTCctttataaaaacaataattGCTAGTGGACAAGCTTACGCAACCTCACAAG GCAATGTTTATTTTGATGTTAAGTCTTGGGGAAAAAGATATGGAGTATTAACCACTATTTATCCTGATACCCAAGATGAAGCAG TTGATACTGATAAACGACATGGTAAAGATTTTGCCCTGTGGAAGGCTGCCAAACCTCAAGAGCTATCTTGGACTTCTCCCTGGGgaaaaggaagacctggatGGCACATTGAGTGTTCCACAATATCAAG TGCAGTGTTTGGAAAGCAGCTGGACATCCATACCGGTGGAATAGATCTTGCATTTCCTCATCATGAAAACGAAATCGCACAGTGCGAGGTGTATCATCAGTGTGAGCAATGGGGGAATTACTTTTTGCATTCTG ggCATTTGCATGTTAAAGGAAGTCAAGAAAAAATGTCCAAGTCATTAAAAAACTACATAACAATTAAG gatttcctgaagaaattttCGTCGGATCAATTCAGGATGTTTTGTTTGCGCAGCAGATACAGCtcag caaTAGAATTTAGTGATGAGAGCATGGATGATGCAAAGCACCTTCTTCAGGCAATCTCCTCATTTATTAGTGATGCAAATGCTTATATAAAAGGACAGCTGGTATGTGACCCTGTTAGAGAAGACATACTGTGGGAAAG GCTAGCCAACACAAAAGTAACCGTGAAGGCTGCGTTTGCAGATGACTTTGACACCTCCAGGGCTGTTGCAGCAATTATGGACCTCATTCACCATGGCAACAGACAGCTTAAGGCTGTTACTAAG gatGCTGGATCTCCTAGAAGCTCTGTTGTGTATGGAAGCATTATTTCCTATATAGAAGGCTTTTTTAATGCCCTTGGGATGTCCTTTGGAGAAAGACAG GTGGCTCTGGGAGGAGACAACTCTGCTGTGCTCTCTAACGTCATCGACGAGCTTGTCAGGTTCCGTGCGAAGGTCCGTCATTACGCGCTCGCTCTGCCggaagcagcagaagctgtgcCAATGGAGGGTGCCGCGGGAGCCGAAGGATCGAAacaagaacagaaggaaaagaggcagcagttAATGCGGGAGAGAAAACCCCTCCTGGAGGCTTGTGACAGTCTGCGTGGAGACCTTGCTGCCTTTGGAATCCACATAAAG
- the CARS2 gene encoding probable cysteine--tRNA ligase, mitochondrial isoform X4, producing MLRGAAAAVARRCGPGPGRGKAAARLCCSAARRREWMPPVGRDSGIVAYNSRSRSKEPLVLATEGVATWYSCGPTVYDRAHLGHACSYVRFDIIRRIMTRFFGIEVIMVMGITDIDDKIIKRANEMNISPVALARIYEEDFKQDMAALKVLPPTVYMRVTDNIPQIISFIKTIIASGQAYATSQGNVYFDVKSWGKRYGVLTTIYPDTQDEAVDTDKRHGKDFALWKAAKPQELSWTSPWGKGRPGWHIECSTISSAVFGKQLDIHTGGIDLAFPHHENEIAQCEVYHQCEQWGNYFLHSGHLHVKGSQEKMSKSLKNYITIKDFLKKFSSDQFRMFCLRSRYSSAIEFSDESMDDAKHLLQAISSFISDANAYIKGQLVCDPVREDILWERLANTKVTVKAAFADDFDTSRAVAAIMDLIHHGNRQLKAVTKCFLNRMLDLLEALLCMEALFPI from the exons ATGCtgcgcggagcggcggcggcggtggcccGGCGGtgcggccccggccccggccggggGAAGGCGGCGGCGCGGCTGTGTTgcagcgcggcgcggcggcgggagtGGATGCCGCCGGTGGGGCGGGACAGCGGGATCGTGGCTTACAACAGCCGGAGCCGGAGCAAGGAGCCGCTCGTACTGGCCACGGAAGGAGTGGCGACCTG GTACAGCTGCGGGCCGACGGTGTACGACCGGGCACACCTCGGGCACGCCTG ctcctATGTTAGGTTTGATATAATTCGAAGGATAATGACTAGGTTTTTTGGAATTGAAGTTATCATGGTGATGGGGATCACAGACATAGATGACAAGATAATAAAAAGAGCCAATGAG atgAATATATCGCCAGTAGCTCTTGCTCGTATTTATGAAGAAGACTTTAAACAAGATATGGCTGCCTTAAAG GTCCTTCCTCCTACAGTATATATGAGAGTGACTGACAACATTCCTCAGATAATTTCctttataaaaacaataattGCTAGTGGACAAGCTTACGCAACCTCACAAG GCAATGTTTATTTTGATGTTAAGTCTTGGGGAAAAAGATATGGAGTATTAACCACTATTTATCCTGATACCCAAGATGAAGCAG TTGATACTGATAAACGACATGGTAAAGATTTTGCCCTGTGGAAGGCTGCCAAACCTCAAGAGCTATCTTGGACTTCTCCCTGGGgaaaaggaagacctggatGGCACATTGAGTGTTCCACAATATCAAG TGCAGTGTTTGGAAAGCAGCTGGACATCCATACCGGTGGAATAGATCTTGCATTTCCTCATCATGAAAACGAAATCGCACAGTGCGAGGTGTATCATCAGTGTGAGCAATGGGGGAATTACTTTTTGCATTCTG ggCATTTGCATGTTAAAGGAAGTCAAGAAAAAATGTCCAAGTCATTAAAAAACTACATAACAATTAAG gatttcctgaagaaattttCGTCGGATCAATTCAGGATGTTTTGTTTGCGCAGCAGATACAGCtcag caaTAGAATTTAGTGATGAGAGCATGGATGATGCAAAGCACCTTCTTCAGGCAATCTCCTCATTTATTAGTGATGCAAATGCTTATATAAAAGGACAGCTGGTATGTGACCCTGTTAGAGAAGACATACTGTGGGAAAG GCTAGCCAACACAAAAGTAACCGTGAAGGCTGCGTTTGCAGATGACTTTGACACCTCCAGGGCTGTTGCAGCAATTATGGACCTCATTCACCATGGCAACAGACAGCTTAAGGCTGTTACTAAG tgttttttaaacaggatGCTGGATCTCCTAGAAGCTCTGTTGTGTATGGAAGCATTATTTCCTATATAG